The window CCATGATCTGCGGAAGACGCGCTCGCGCTCGAGTGCGAAATGCTCTTCGGAAATGTAGGGCTCGGTGGGCAGCGGATTTGTGCCCAAATCCGGATACTTTGCAGACCACATCCCTTGCCGCAATCCTGTCTCGGTTTCCCGGTCTTCTGACAGTCGCGACGCATCGCCCGCCTGTTGTTGCTCGTACGGCGATGGCCCGTCGCATTGCGTGGGAGCCTAGGTCAGCCGGGCATGTCCGTGCGTCCCCAGGGTTGGGGAGATTTTGCGGTTTCTCTGCGTGCAGCTGCGCCCAGGGGAGGCAAGGCGCGTGGCGGAACGGTGCCACCGCTGTCCGGTCCGTCGCGACGGAGCGCGGCGGCGCGAAATTCCGTCTCGAACGACAGCCTCAGATCATGCCGATGGCGCGGCGGTAGACGTCGAGCAACTCCTCCTGCTCCCGGCGGTCGGCGGTGTCCATGCGGCGCAGGGCGACCAGCTTGCGCATGATCTTCGGGTCGTAGCCGTTGCCCTTCGCCTCGGCATAGACCTCGCGGATATCCGCGGCCAGCGCCTTCTTCTCCTCTTCCAGACGCTCGATCCGCTCGACATAGGCGCGCAGGATGTCGCCCGCGACGCCGCCGGCCCGGATCGTATTTCTCGTATCGGGACTTGCCGGGGTTTCCGGAGTGGCGGTCTCGCCGGAGCCGGCGTTCAGGGCGGCATTATCGGCAGGGTTCATCGTCGTCGGTCCGTTCGGTGGGAGAGGGAAAGCGATACCGGCTCGCCGGTCTTACGCGCCGGCACGGGCCGGCCGCTACATGCGGAAATGCTTGCTCAGGCGCAGCCCCTGGGCCTGGTAGTTGGAGCCCAGGTCCTTGCCGTAGAGCCGGTCCGGGACCGCACGCAGCCTCTCATAGACCAGCCGGCCGACGACCTGCCCGTCCTCGACGAAGAACGGCACCTCGTGGGGCCGGACTTCGAGGACGGCCTTACTGCCGGTTCCGCCGGCCTCGGGGCTGCCGAAACCGGGGTCGAAGAAGCCGGCATAGTGGACCCGGAATTCGCCGACCAGCGTGTCGTAGGGGATCATCTCGGCGGCATGGTCCGGCGGCACGGAGACCGCTTCCCTGGACGCCAGGATGTAGAAGTCGTCGACATTGAGGACGAATCCGCCGTCCGCCGGCGCGCGGATCGGCTCCCAGAAGTCCGCCGCCGGATAATGGCCGACCCTGTCGACGTCGATGACGTCGCAGTTCTTTTTCGCCTTGTAGCCGACGATGGCGTCCGGCCCGCTGCCGCTGAGGTCGAGCGATATGTTGAGCTTGTCGCCCTCCAGCGTGATTTCCGGACCGTCGGTCGAGAGCTTGCGCTCGGTCTGCAGCGCGCGCATCGCCGTCTTGCTGAGCGTCGGCGCGCCGCGACGCAGCCGGAGCTGGTTGAGCCTGGTGCCGGTCCGCACCCGCACGCTGAAGGTGCGCGGCGAGATTTCGGCATACAGCGCGCCGCAATAGCCGGCCGCGATGCGGTCGAACGCGGTCGAATAGTCGGTGATGACGCGGGTGAAGATGTCCAGCCGCCCCGCCGAGCTCTTGGGGTTGGCATAGGCGTTCAGGGGCTTGGGCAGATCGAGCTGCT is drawn from Rhodospirillaceae bacterium and contains these coding sequences:
- a CDS encoding DUF2312 domain-containing protein, coding for MNPADNAALNAGSGETATPETPASPDTRNTIRAGGVAGDILRAYVERIERLEEEKKALAADIREVYAEAKGNGYDPKIMRKLVALRRMDTADRREQEELLDVYRRAIGMI
- a CDS encoding 2'-deoxycytidine 5'-triphosphate deaminase yields the protein MESRPTPAGDIDLFGSETPDAAAEGDRSRPNTGIYPSQEIEGLIRGRKILASETIGDPQIQPASLDLRLGRTAYRVNASFLPGPDHSVRDRIDAFAQYEIDLADGGVLEQGHVYIVPLLEQLDLPKPLNAYANPKSSAGRLDIFTRVITDYSTAFDRIAAGYCGALYAEISPRTFSVRVRTGTRLNQLRLRRGAPTLSKTAMRALQTERKLSTDGPEITLEGDKLNISLDLSGSGPDAIVGYKAKKNCDVIDVDRVGHYPAADFWEPIRAPADGGFVLNVDDFYILASREAVSVPPDHAAEMIPYDTLVGEFRVHYAGFFDPGFGSPEAGGTGSKAVLEVRPHEVPFFVEDGQVVGRLVYERLRAVPDRLYGKDLGSNYQAQGLRLSKHFRM